A window of Phragmites australis chromosome 2, lpPhrAust1.1, whole genome shotgun sequence genomic DNA:
ccggtgctctatgtgttgaactcatcggagtatttctaataaagaggaagaagactgAGGACCTCATCTTATAGTCCGATAATCTGCACAgggtaacaccagagcatttcttacaaagaagaatGTGAGTGCAAAGACTGAAGATTAACCTACCGAAAGGTTCGGTGCTTAgtttgtgtacaccggagtatggcactggagcattttttacagaggcaactgcaagtactgaagaatgaagatcaactcactggatagtctggtgatcatagagatagttgcatcagagcattttcagagaaaagaatagaacatttaactcaccggatagtctcgTGCGAATGGAataaacaccagtgcattttacacaaagaagcTGCAAATGCTTGGATGGCTCGAgacaactcaccggaaggtccgatgatggatttgaagacaCACTAGAGTGTATGGTGTTCAATGAGGAAGTGAGTgaagttccaacggctagtttctgtgTTTGTACTTACCGAATGATACGGTGTTAATATTAATATTCTTACCGGATCATcaagtgttaacagcttttctgagccattggaaaaatagctagttgatgggtttaaagctataaatacccctttactcaataatTTAACgcgtggcatgctgctggagtttaGAGAAAGCTCATATGCACTTAataagacatctaagccaccaaagtgcttagaGTGATCATCTAAGGAAATTAAGCACAGAATTAGAGAGTGGTTAGTGCTTATAAGCATAGAGTGAGTTGTAATTAGGTGTTgtaacttgaagaagggatcaaggagtgatcctagcttgtaccgagtggtatgtcggtaccttggagtcttggtgactcgtcaacATCTtgggctttggtggctcaagcttattgaccatctgacttagtgtggagcgacaacaagacacgtgtacgaaGATGCGAAACCTTGGTGACTTAAacttcgaagtgatcatggtagcaagtgaccggaagataggctagtggtgagactttatcttattggcttggtggctcatcgtgcttgagacattgtcttagtgacttggtagcttaagAACCGTGACCGAAAGAGTCATGCTGACCAGGAGCAtgtcctttgtggagctccaacgtgaattataggtggcatttatgccatcgatactacaagataaaaatcctctgtgccgagtttgtctctctatcttatttacgattctgtatttacatacttgcaatttaccttgctagagtaggttgtaatcttCTTAagcggtaaagtagacacactagataaacctagagcacatttagatataaattgagatagatttatcttgtgaagtttttgaagccgaatagtttctaagtatcctaattcacacccactcttaggacgtcaccgttcctcatagGCGGACGCAGCAAAATTCCCTGATACCCACCCTAATATCGCAATAACTCTCCCTCGAATATGCATTGTCTTTGAGCAACACAAACTCAACTCGCATACAACTCGCTAGCTGCAGGTGCTAGGTACATAGCCCTCACATGCAACTGGATCAAGGATGGCAATTCTACCTGCGGGTGCGGGTACTCGCGAGTAGTGCGCCTGACGGGCACGTACATGGGTTTGAATTTTTACCCACGGGTATAGTGGGTCGGACATGGGTTTTATAATCTACCTGCAGATACCCGCGGGTATACCCGTTAAGCACTATTGGCCTAAAACTCCCAAGCCCAACCCACAGGTCTAACCTTAGCTTTGCTTTCCTTCAGCCTAGCCCATGAGGACCCCTAATCTTCTTGTTCCCCtagcctctcattttctccTCCCATGCTGCCGACAGCTCGTCACCATGGAGGCCAAGGCCGCCGTTTCCACCACTGAGGAGGTCGTGGCCGCCGTCACCGTCTCTGCCACCGACCACCCCGACCGGCCCCCGTCCCTGAGCGCCACCCATGGACATCACTGTACCCGAGAACTGCCTCCAGGATGCTGTCCTCGAGCGCCGCCCTAGCCATAGCTATACCCGAGCCCCACCTCCAAGCCACCTTCATCGAGTGCCAATCCCAGCCCCCGTCATTGAGCACTGCCCTCGGCCGCGCCCGCTCCACGCCTGTTGTCGTCCGCCTGGTCGGAACCGTCACCCCAGCTTGACCGGATCCTCCCACGCGCTACCAGCTTCCTCCCAAACTCCCCCGCCATTGGCCTCTCGCCCTCTGCTAGCTCTGCTTGCCGTCAGCCTCTCGCCTGCACGCCGCCGGCTCAAGGTGCTAGATCCGCGTCGCCGCCCCCGGCCAGCCCCATCCCCGAGCGTTGTCTCCGGCCGCCTCAGTCGCCGCCGTACCTGAGCGTCGTCCCCGGCTCCCCTCTCGCTAGCCACCGACCCTCGACCTCGCAGACGACCCGCGGGTTTCGGGTACCCGACTGGCACAGGCATGGGCATAATATTGTGCCCGTCACCCTTCGTGGGCGTAGGTCGGGTAACCCAAATCGGGTCGCAAGTCAGGCATGGTTATGCTTCACCTGCACCTGACCCGACCTGTTGCCATCCCTAAATCGGATTGATTGCAGAGCCCTCAGCACCGCACGTGGCAGAGGCGACAAGAGACAACATGCGACAGAGGTACCAATGCCACAGGGCCCAACTGTTTTCAACATacaaggtgccgaatacggtactgtgCATATTACAACTGGATCCAGAACTTGCAATTACATGTGAAGAAGCACTGGACCCAAAAGTTATAGAATgctccaaaaaggaaaaagaaaatattacgATGATGGCAAATGGTAACAAGGAAACGTAGCAACCACTACTGAATTTATGATGTAACAGTTTTCAGGAAATGCCAAAAAttaggtcccccccccccctaacaAGGAAACGTAGCAACCACTACTGAATTTATGATGTAACAGTTTTCAGGAAATGCCAAAAAttaggtccccccccccccccccccaaaaaaaaggaaTGACTTTGCATTATGCtaaaaaaaacttcataagatgtGCACAAACAGTGACAATTAGTATTAGATGAGCTCAAGTGCAAAGCTGAAAAGTTTACAAGGAACACTGAGCTTGCAGAAAGAGTTGTAGATAGAAGAGAGGTTGATAGAACATTACATAACGCTACAACAGACCTATAACTTCATCTAGAATACTCGATACTTGTTTCTGTAAAGCCAAACAAGGTTCTAGTTTAAGATTGGAATTCCTGTCCTTCCAGACTAATAGAAACAACTTAGCAAAAAAGGCAAGGGTGTGGCAATAACTTTTCTTTTAATAttcagaaaacaaaaataattgaaaaagaaagaactacATCAGTGCTCTTTGATGTCAATCAAGGCGACGCTACTTCTAAGTTATAAGTGGCATTGGATGCGGTCCTGACATTTCACATTGGTTTGCAACCGCCGGTCAAAAGAATGCATCGGATTCCATTCATTGTGACGTTTGCGTGCACACCAAATTTACAATGTTCGCAGATTATCCAAATGAAATAACAATGATGACCATATAATTTGATGTTCATGTCAACAGAAAACAAGGAGAGCATATTGTTGAGAAAAATCTCTTGAACATTGTCCATAGATCGATTCCAAATTAAACGAGGACAGACAATTTCGGGTTATCAACCAAAGCCAGACATTTATGAACAGCCAAGGGCAACATGGCACCTCCTATTCTCTAGGCAGCATGTATTCTGGAGTCCGGACTCATGGATGACAACCCATGCAGTTTACATCCTCTGGAAAATTTCTTTGGAATCTACGGGATCGATCGGCTCGGATGCAATGAACTAACTCGATTCTTCATCAATCCATAAATAGGCACCGGCAACCCGAATCCATCGAAGAGTACGTGGTAGAATTGTTGCAGCCCAAAGAACGGCCTTTACCTTCGAAGGGCACGGTTTTTCAGAAATGCAAGATAACTGAGCACTTGCGCTTGAACCATCGGAGCCCCCGGCGGAGCGAGGCCTTCACCTTCCCCTCCACACCGTACGCCTTGTACCTCGCCACCCGCCGCTGCCGCTTCATCTCGGGGTCGCTGAAGCACCACACGCGAACCCCGCGCACTCTGTCTCCGCAGCGCTGCCTTCCGGAGGCCGCCGGCAGCGCCATCGAGAACTGCTGCCGcggggtcggcggcggcggcggcgatggcgcggTCGTGTAGATCTCCCGGGGGAAAGGATTCCTGAGGGCAGGTGATTCGTACGCGGTGGCGCGACGAGGGAAGGCCGTGGCAGCGGGGTCGGGCGCGGTGGATGGCCGGAAGAGATCGCCCCGGGAAGGACGGTGGTGGAGACTGGCCATGGAGAAAAAGGCGGAGACGCGAACGGGGCAGGGAATATGGACCAACGAGGGGCTGTAGCCCTGTGGGCTTAATTTGGAGCAATGTTTGACTATTTAcgagtttttctctctcttttagaGAAAAACTCTATTATTTTTTCAGAGATGCAAAGGTTTTTCTGAGCGGAAAACAGATTCCATTAGATCTCAGCTCAGCTAAATCACCAACTACACAACTGGTTACAAAATACGAAAATGATCTAGCTATAAATGAGGATCATTCCAACCTAAGCTAACATCATATTTTGCTAAAGGATCTGCTATCGAATTACAATCACGAGTATAATAAAACTTGGCCGTAAAATCACGAGATACAAAAGTTAATACACTTTATAATTTTATAGAAAGTCACTGAACCTTTGTCAATATCTTTGAGTAGTTTTAGTATTTATGCAAAAAACTACACATGTAACAATAACAGTCTACATACTTAAGTGAATATATAAAAAACCTACACATTAACCATACATACCATAGaactactatataaaacagaaATTGTTCGTGCCTCACTTCCCCTAGCTAGGGTTGTCCActccatctaataaaaaataaaaaaaacacatgcaAAAAAACCAACTGAATCGAGAAAAACTGAGCCACCCAGGCCCAACAACCCCATCATTGTTGTGTGCATGAACCACTTTGGAAATCGTTGCCCTGCCAACCCCCAATCGCTAGCCCCGCCTCGGCTTCTCCGCACCCCCTACCCTTCGCCTTCTCTGCGCACCCCCCGGCACCCCGTCCTGTATTGGGCCCATGGAGGTTAGCCTATGCCATTGCTGCCATGGCAGTCCAGGCTCCCCCGCTCTTCACTAGCCACCCGCTAAACCCTAACCCTCCCAGCCAAGCTCAAGCGTGCCCAGGGCATCCTCAACCCCATCACAGCATCCGCCACCACGACCGTGGCATGCAGCACCACCACGTCCCCCCGTGATCCTTGGGTACTCCTGCTCCCACGCCATCGCCATCCCCATCACGCAGCACATGCATCCCCTGGTGCACGAGTAACCCTGGTCGTTCGTGGCCATGCCTTGGGCGGTGGTGGAGAGCGTGGCGGTGCATCCTAAGCAGCCTTCTCAAGGAGTTCTTATAGTTCCACAACCTAAGGTTAGTGACCTTTTGTTCGTGTGCTCTGACTGGAAGGGGAATTGGACTAAAGCTCAATCCTTTGATCGATTCTCAATTTGATGCTTTAATCATCCTACAATAAATATCTGTTTGTAGTTTTGGATCATGAATTCCGGTAAAATTTTAACTTAAATTTGATTAAGCATATGTCTAGGACCTGATGCACAGGTTGAGGCATTTAATTAAAGGAagaagtccattttactccctcaAACTATGTTGTTATTCTAGATAATTCCCTAAACTATTAAACCGCCAATTTTATTCCcccgaactatcaataccggaTCATTTTACCCCTCAAAGTGGTTTTGTACCCGGTTTGACTAACATGTATGCCACATCATCGTGTGGGGCCCAACTGTTAGTCTCACctcctcttttctttccttctctttcttttccctttctcCGCCAAaacagagggggggggggggaggggggagggagaGGTGGCGGCTCGGTCGGGCAGCGGTCGATGGTGTGTAGGGGTAGGCGGTTCACAGGGGCGGGCGGTGGCCCGAGGTGGGCTCCCTCCCTCTGCTCACTCCATCGAGGCGGCGGGGCGACGGTGGCCCGAACGACCGAAGTAGGGGAGGTTGTCAAGGGTAGGCTTCCTCAGCATGTCGCTGTGGCAACGGTCTACATAGGCTGCTTCCTGAGATCCCAAAGATAGTGTGAGAGGATGTAATCGGCCGGCGGTTCTTTCTAGAGGCCGCGCGACGATGAGTGGCTGTGGCCGAAGCAGGTGCAAGGTGATGGCTCACCTCAGCAAATCGCAGAGGAAATCGGGATTTGGGGAGCTTAATAGGGTCGCAGTGATGGTTCATGCATGCTGGATTGGTCGGAGACGCCTCAGGTTGAGGAAGAAGGGCCACGACCTCCTGCGATTGAGTGTGGTAGAGGGTGAGAGAGGTAGAGTAGATGCTCTCAGAGGATGTCAAGAAAGGATCGCCTCACCGTTTGCGGCAACAAGCACGCGTGGTGGCGGCACTTTCCACtggagatgaggaagaaggtggGGATGTAGACGTCGTCGGCTCGAGCTTCTCTTAGCGGTCAAAGTGGGTTGAGGGGGAGGCAAGACACTCATTCCCAGTGGTAGCGCGGCTCTCGATCGATGGTTGCGGTCCTGTTCCTTGGCTCGTCCACTGGCGTCGAGGAAGAGCGTGGTGGCACTATGTAGTTTCTCTCGCATTTGGATGGCATTTACACTCCCCATCGTGTGTGTCATCGTCGTGCGATGCGACGACACGGACTGAGCTGCAGCGTGCGTGGAACGGTGTGGACGGTGGGCTAGCGACGACGGTCTTACATCGTGACCAAGCGGCGCGACACTACGGGAGGAAGGTGGCCGGAGAGCGGGCACGTGGGCGACTACGCGAGGGAGGTGATGAATGTAGCGGAGGAGAAGAGCTCCCGACGGCAATAGCTTGGACGACGTGCACGAAGGAGCTGTGGGCCGGCTAGCCGGCGGGGTAGAGGAGCTGTGGGCCACAACGGCTCGACGAGGAGCAGGGCGCGGCAGCAGTGGCAGGGTGCACGGTGGTGGCGCATAGGCAGAGCAGCGGCACGGTGACGGCACGCACAACGGCTCAACGGGGAGGAAGGGTGCTCGGCGGCGACGCGCACAGATAGGAAAAGAGATAGATGACATGGTAGCCAGGCGGCAAAAACCGATCTTAGGGGTTACATCACCCGATTTTTGCCATGGTAGAGGGAGGGAGTCCACCCCAAGCCGCCGCCCGCCCCTACGCACCGCCGACCGAGCCGCgatctccccctctctctttgcTTCGgtggagaaagaaaaaagaaagagaaagaaagaagagaaaagaaaagaaaagaggaggtGGGACTGACAGCTGGGCCCCACGTGGTGATGTGGCTAACATGTCAGCCAAACCGGGTACAAAAACCACTTTAGGGGGTAAAATGATCCGGTATAGATAGTTTGTGTGAGTAAAATGAACGGTTTAATAGTTTAGGGGTTATCCGGACTAACGGCATAGTTCGgaggagtaaaatggacttctTTGTTAATTAAATTATCTGGCACTATGCCAATAGTGTGCAGTGTTAGCGTGGAGGTAAGTGATATAGAGTATTAGGGTGACGTGAATGCTTAGACATGGGAATTCAATCCTTGAGAATTTCTGGAGAGAAGAAATCAAAGTATATTGTCTTAGCATGTTATTTGATTTTAGATGTCCATGACCTGTTCCagttgttcttttgaaaaaaattacctATTTCAGTTATTGTGTTAATTAGGATATTCCTTGATGGTAGTTCTGGATCGaagattattatttttgaagttttcttgatatttttcctTGTGTTTGTGTTGGAACTTCTTAGGCTAATCAAGTCTCACCTGTTGCTCCACCTAATGAGCAGAATAACTCAAAGGTGTGTTTCTGTTGGAACTTCTTAGGTTAATCCAGTTTCACCTATTGCTCCACTTAATCAGCAGAATAACTCAAAGGACCGGTAAACGATAAGACAAAAAGCATGTAGATGTTTGCCTTTTGGAATGAAAATTTGTTATGTTacaattttgcttgacttcattGTAGAGAAAGAAGTAGAGAAAACTCTGTGACTGTGGTGATTAATTACTGCAAAGTAAGTACCCTGCatgttccttttttttgttctagACATAGGTTAGTGAAATGTGACATTTGGACTCAGTTTTTTTTTACTGCCAATACAGGGTCTAATAAGATGGGAATGGTTATATTTTCTGTATAGTTTGAATTTGTCCTGTGAATATTCCAGATACCAATGGCCCTTACTTATCAGTATCCTTGTGACACACCTTGGACCTGTGATGACATGCTGTTAAATGTTTTGTACGTTGTACTGATTAGTCATAGGCTTTCCCATTTCCCATGGTAATATGATCCCACAGGTTTTAATATTTCACCACAGAGATGGTAAAGGTTATGAGTCATGACAATTTAATTTGTTCTTCacacttctttttttctctgttCAAGCAAGACTAACTGCTCCTCATTATCCTATTCTTCCAAAATGTTATGATCATATTGATACTTTGACAATGAAATTAAGATTGGTATTTAATTTATGAAAGGATTCTTCTGTTGCTAAAGAAGGACCAGTTCACGAAGTTTATGCATACCTTGTTTGTTATCTTGATAAGCAAGGTGGGTAGTGCACAAGCATTGATATTTCTTTTGACTCTGTTTTGGCTGCTTGAAAGGTTAACACCCTAGACACTGAGCCAGGATCCTTGTATTTAATTATGATGGCAATTCCCTTCTTAAAGTCCCCAAATCATTCCAACAAGGAGAATGCCCAAAACAGAGAGGTAAGATAATATTTATAAGCatcttacaaattcaaattacAATAATATATAATTCTAACCATCGTACATTTATTCAATATTATTAGGAATTTCCATTGTATATTCTACTCAACCATATATCCTTCCATGTGGAACCAATCTCACTCAACTTCAGATAC
This region includes:
- the LOC133909882 gene encoding uncharacterized protein LOC133909882 is translated as MASLHHRPSRGDLFRPSTAPDPAATAFPRRATAYESPALRNPFPREIYTTAPSPPPPPTPRQQFSMALPAASGRQRCGDRVRGVRVWCFSDPEMKRQRRVARYKAYGVEGKVKASLRRGLRWFKRKCSVILHF